One window of Gloeothece citriformis PCC 7424 genomic DNA carries:
- a CDS encoding sulfotransferase family protein, with product MKLSEHNDVSHHPIFIVGTPRSGTTLMQNILNKHSDLYIASETHYFSDLRKKINNGEQKLLTAKEIKLCEDYFLGLTHKWYGAKCDPEQGWMNRLKLRELANRIGLGTDAYFEAYCRLCAEKEHKKKWGEKTPRHIFEISTILDIYPQAKIICMIRHPGGLMASYRDWKNFYSSEKYEFSRSERKRIINSYNPALISLHWKAAFNAAVEACQKFGTNRVYIQRFEDLVSSPESTLLNLTEWLSLDYQCSMLNVVQLNSSYLKVWKDESRVGLFNEVAERWRQKLSDTEIATFQFFCGDLIEKAQYKYEPVKTSPITIVKLLISLPVAGFRTLVANYNRIGNLFTHIWPRLKLALFPALKLTK from the coding sequence ATGAAACTTAGTGAACATAACGATGTTAGTCATCATCCAATTTTTATAGTGGGTACGCCACGCTCAGGGACAACATTGATGCAAAATATCTTAAATAAACATTCAGATTTATATATTGCTTCAGAAACCCACTATTTTAGTGATTTACGCAAAAAAATCAATAATGGTGAACAGAAGCTATTAACCGCAAAAGAAATCAAACTATGTGAAGATTATTTTTTAGGTCTTACGCATAAATGGTATGGAGCTAAATGTGATCCTGAGCAAGGTTGGATGAATCGCTTAAAATTACGAGAATTAGCCAACCGTATTGGCTTGGGTACTGATGCTTATTTTGAAGCCTATTGTCGCCTCTGCGCCGAAAAAGAACATAAAAAAAAATGGGGAGAAAAAACGCCGAGACATATTTTTGAAATCTCGACTATTCTTGACATTTATCCTCAAGCAAAAATTATTTGTATGATTCGTCATCCCGGTGGATTAATGGCTTCTTATCGTGATTGGAAAAACTTTTATAGCTCAGAAAAATATGAGTTCAGCCGCTCTGAGAGAAAAAGAATCATCAATTCTTACAATCCAGCACTCATCAGCTTACATTGGAAAGCCGCCTTTAATGCTGCTGTAGAAGCTTGTCAAAAGTTCGGAACTAATCGGGTTTATATTCAACGCTTTGAAGATTTAGTTAGCTCTCCCGAATCAACACTATTAAACTTAACAGAATGGTTATCTTTAGACTATCAATGTTCAATGCTTAACGTCGTACAACTCAATAGTTCTTATTTAAAAGTCTGGAAAGATGAATCTAGAGTTGGTTTATTTAACGAAGTGGCAGAGCGTTGGCGACAAAAACTAAGTGATACAGAAATTGCAACATTTCAATTTTTTTGTGGTGATTTAATAGAAAAAGCTCAATATAAGTATGAGCCAGTTAAAACTTCACCAATAACAATAGTTAAGCTTTTAATCAGTTTGCCTGTCGCTGGATTCCGAACTTTAGTCGCTAACTATAATCGAATCGGAAATCTATTTACTCATATTTGGCCTCGGCTAAAATTAGCTTTATTTCCGGCACTGAAGCTAACTAAATAG
- a CDS encoding SLBB domain-containing protein, producing MRIPIIVRSLVQSRRYKNFCVSSGILLTLYSSFVPVVAQETIAPLPPLESGSVLTDANYTVGPGDRILISLFQEENYTGEHIIAVDGTVSLPLVGNLKVSGLSLAKITELVTQKYAQYLKRPVVTLKLIAARPLKISVIGEVQKPGSYEITFQENQQFPTVTRLLELSGGITISADIRQIQIQRNIDGKKEVLIADLWNYLQQGDESQNIILRDGDIIFVPTANQIDMAQANYLDDVTFGIQAPEAINVAVIGEVYRPGTYTIESEQTTPKSATITEAIQLAGGIKPLADIRQIEVRRQTRNGSQQTFKVDLWELLKTGDTNKDIILQKGDTVVIPTANQLTAAESSTLATASFAPTTIRVNVVGEVNNPGLIEVAPNTPLNQAILAAGGFNAERSKKNSVELIRLNPDGTVSKKDVSIDLASGINETNNPILRNDDVIIVKRSNQASVSDGLGMLLTPLQFIFPFLRFLDNN from the coding sequence ATGAGAATCCCAATTATTGTTAGATCATTGGTTCAATCGAGAAGATATAAAAACTTCTGTGTATCTTCTGGAATTTTATTAACTCTCTATTCCTCCTTCGTTCCTGTGGTGGCTCAAGAAACCATTGCACCACTACCCCCCCTAGAATCTGGTTCTGTATTAACAGACGCTAATTATACTGTTGGGCCTGGCGATCGCATATTAATTAGTCTCTTTCAAGAAGAAAATTACACTGGAGAACATATTATTGCAGTCGACGGGACAGTAAGTCTACCTTTAGTCGGTAATCTGAAAGTTAGCGGACTGTCTTTAGCAAAAATAACTGAATTAGTCACTCAAAAATACGCTCAATATTTAAAACGACCTGTTGTTACTCTTAAATTGATAGCGGCTCGGCCTTTAAAAATTAGTGTCATTGGAGAAGTTCAAAAACCGGGTTCATATGAAATCACCTTTCAAGAAAATCAGCAGTTTCCGACAGTTACTCGTCTTTTAGAATTATCAGGGGGAATTACCATATCGGCGGATATTCGTCAAATACAAATCCAAAGAAATATTGACGGCAAAAAAGAAGTTTTAATAGCTGATTTATGGAATTATTTACAACAAGGAGATGAAAGCCAAAATATCATTTTAAGAGATGGAGATATCATTTTTGTTCCCACAGCCAATCAAATTGATATGGCACAAGCTAATTATCTCGATGATGTTACCTTCGGCATACAAGCACCAGAAGCGATTAACGTTGCTGTAATTGGAGAAGTTTATCGTCCAGGAACTTATACCATTGAATCTGAACAAACAACCCCCAAATCGGCAACAATTACAGAAGCAATACAACTAGCCGGTGGAATCAAACCCCTTGCAGATATTCGTCAAATTGAAGTTCGCCGGCAAACCCGAAATGGGTCTCAACAAACATTTAAAGTAGATTTGTGGGAACTTTTAAAAACAGGAGATACTAACAAAGATATTATTTTACAAAAAGGGGATACTGTTGTTATTCCTACTGCTAATCAACTGACTGCGGCTGAATCAAGCACTCTTGCTACAGCGAGTTTTGCGCCGACAACAATTCGAGTAAATGTTGTAGGAGAAGTCAACAATCCCGGCTTGATAGAAGTTGCTCCTAATACTCCATTAAATCAAGCAATATTAGCGGCAGGAGGATTTAATGCAGAACGTTCTAAAAAGAATTCTGTAGAATTAATTCGTCTTAATCCTGATGGGACAGTTTCTAAAAAAGATGTAAGTATTGACTTAGCTTCAGGAATTAATGAAACTAATAATCCAATTTTACGTAATGATGACGTGATTATCGTTAAACGCTCTAACCAAGCTAGTGTTTCAGATGGATTAGGAATGTTGTTAACCCCTTTACAATTTATTTTTCCTTTCTTAAGATTTTTAGACAACAATTAA
- a CDS encoding hybrid sensor histidine kinase/response regulator: MDIGQEVRLNFIEEADNCLDRLESVLLQLSTTVVEKEQFDLALRAAHSVKGGAAMMGFNTLSQITHRLEDFLKILRVRYQGFLIETEIESLLLQGLDCLRQICDFHRQEQDREPSWVIDYSDTIFDRLSQFLGELQPADEDVLMFQEENVNPALLLFEQGVSTLLEQLESQLNVLPDAELHQKFIQGSEQLTEFALMADIPTFINLCQSIQYELLNTPSENILPLADRALKLWQRSHALITLGRWENIPQQIDLPSEFSESENKDNQSWEFGSIDVLETHEELATDESENTSFSDFALSAFGEEELTEWQEILTLETEKILTDLDSKTADLPVIATQTLTKQTDRMFRLSVEQMNQFNRLFEDLILERNGINLRLEQLKTFVSLMWERMNRLEMSNQLLRRWYDGASLAGIVPSTVPASSSSSTENFQGSALSKSTNVLKQQFDVLEMAQYTDLHLISQDQIETIVQLREVATDIDLSLQDINQTVREFNQTTQSLYNNLLRSQMRPFGDSIKHFPRVMRDLSLQFGKSVNLKIEGENTLIDKSILEVLSDPLNHLLRNAFDHGIEETYTRLAMGKPPQGTITLKAFHRGNQTIITIQDDGQGINLSKIRSRLIEQGFSETEVQRMEDSELLNQIFEPGFTTTEQVTELSGRGVGMDVVQTKLKEIRGQIQVDSQAGLGTTFTLVVPFTLSVLRVMVVESNSLVFAIAADTIKSVIQLQPEQIFQKDEQETIVWEQQSIPLIRLGEKFSFTRPCKPLMMTGTPIINQPLALIIDNGKQIQGIYLERFWAEEDVTIRSIVSPIILPPGFNQSIIWGDGRVIPLVDLLECVQSLDNYSQSSNYLSSNSLLEKDIKTVLVVDDSVNVRRYLAFTLDKAGYQVELAKDGQEAVDKLMSGISVEAVICDLEMPRLDGYGVLEILRQHSQFETLPIIMLTSRSNDKHRKLAMNLGANAYFSKPYTEQELLKTLEQLISVA; this comes from the coding sequence ATGGATATAGGACAAGAAGTACGGTTAAATTTTATTGAAGAAGCAGACAATTGTCTCGATCGTCTTGAGTCGGTTCTGCTTCAACTATCGACTACAGTCGTTGAAAAAGAGCAATTCGATTTAGCACTCAGAGCCGCTCATTCTGTCAAAGGGGGAGCAGCGATGATGGGATTTAATACTCTGAGTCAAATCACCCATCGTCTTGAGGATTTTTTAAAAATTCTACGAGTTCGCTATCAAGGATTTTTAATAGAAACTGAAATAGAAAGTTTACTGTTACAAGGATTAGATTGTCTGCGACAAATTTGTGATTTTCATCGTCAGGAACAAGACAGAGAACCTTCTTGGGTAATCGATTATAGCGATACTATTTTTGATCGCTTGAGTCAATTTTTAGGCGAGTTACAGCCAGCCGATGAAGATGTTTTAATGTTTCAAGAAGAAAATGTCAATCCGGCTCTGTTACTTTTTGAACAGGGGGTCAGCACTCTTCTAGAACAATTAGAAAGTCAATTAAATGTTTTGCCTGACGCTGAATTACATCAAAAATTTATCCAAGGGTCTGAACAATTGACGGAATTTGCTTTAATGGCTGATATTCCCACCTTTATTAACTTATGTCAATCCATACAGTATGAATTATTAAATACTCCTTCTGAAAATATTTTGCCTCTAGCCGATCGCGCTTTAAAACTTTGGCAGCGATCGCACGCTTTAATTACTCTGGGACGATGGGAAAATATTCCTCAACAAATTGATCTGCCGTCAGAGTTTTCGGAATCAGAAAATAAGGATAATCAATCCTGGGAATTCGGGTCAATAGATGTTTTAGAAACCCATGAAGAACTAGCAACAGATGAATCAGAAAACACTTCTTTTAGTGATTTCGCTCTTAGTGCTTTTGGGGAAGAAGAATTAACAGAATGGCAAGAAATTTTAACCCTAGAAACCGAAAAAATATTAACAGATTTAGACTCTAAAACGGCTGATTTACCTGTAATAGCAACTCAAACTTTAACCAAACAGACAGATAGGATGTTCCGTCTTTCTGTTGAGCAAATGAATCAATTTAACCGTCTTTTTGAAGACTTAATTTTAGAACGTAATGGGATTAATCTTCGTTTAGAACAACTTAAAACCTTTGTCTCTTTAATGTGGGAACGGATGAATCGTTTGGAGATGTCTAATCAGTTATTACGCCGATGGTACGATGGTGCATCTTTGGCGGGTATTGTTCCTTCAACTGTTCCCGCTTCTTCATCTTCCTCAACAGAAAATTTTCAGGGATCTGCTCTCTCTAAAAGTACAAATGTATTAAAACAACAATTTGATGTTTTAGAGATGGCTCAATATACGGACTTACATTTAATTTCTCAAGATCAGATTGAAACTATTGTTCAGCTTCGGGAAGTAGCCACAGATATCGATTTAAGCTTACAAGATATTAACCAAACTGTCCGGGAATTTAATCAAACGACTCAATCTTTATATAATAATTTACTTCGTTCCCAAATGCGTCCTTTTGGAGATAGTATTAAACATTTTCCGAGAGTGATGCGAGATTTATCTTTACAATTTGGAAAATCTGTAAACTTAAAAATTGAAGGGGAAAATACGTTAATTGATAAATCTATTTTAGAAGTTTTAAGTGATCCGTTAAATCATCTTTTACGAAATGCTTTTGATCATGGAATTGAAGAGACTTATACCCGTTTAGCTATGGGTAAACCCCCTCAAGGGACTATTACTTTAAAAGCTTTTCATAGAGGAAATCAAACCATTATTACTATACAAGATGATGGTCAAGGGATTAATTTAAGTAAAATTCGTTCTCGCTTAATTGAGCAAGGATTTTCTGAAACTGAAGTGCAAAGGATGGAAGATTCCGAGTTACTTAATCAGATTTTTGAACCCGGATTTACGACCACAGAGCAAGTCACAGAATTGTCAGGACGAGGGGTCGGAATGGATGTGGTACAAACGAAGTTAAAGGAAATTCGCGGACAGATTCAAGTTGATAGTCAAGCGGGTTTAGGGACTACTTTTACTTTAGTTGTTCCTTTTACTCTGTCCGTTTTACGGGTGATGGTTGTCGAGAGCAATAGTTTAGTTTTTGCGATCGCTGCTGATACCATTAAAAGTGTAATTCAACTGCAACCTGAGCAAATATTCCAAAAAGACGAGCAAGAAACCATAGTTTGGGAGCAACAATCAATCCCCTTAATTCGTTTAGGTGAAAAATTCAGCTTTACTCGTCCTTGTAAACCTTTAATGATGACAGGAACACCCATCATTAATCAACCTCTTGCTTTAATTATTGATAACGGTAAACAAATTCAAGGCATTTATCTAGAGCGTTTTTGGGCAGAAGAGGATGTTACAATTCGATCGATAGTCAGTCCGATTATACTTCCTCCTGGTTTTAATCAATCAATTATTTGGGGAGATGGCCGGGTTATTCCCTTGGTTGATCTGCTCGAATGTGTGCAATCTTTAGACAATTATTCTCAATCTTCAAACTATTTGTCCTCTAATTCTCTCCTGGAAAAAGACATAAAAACTGTTTTAGTGGTGGATGATTCGGTTAATGTTCGTCGTTATTTAGCATTTACTTTAGACAAAGCGGGTTATCAAGTTGAACTGGCAAAAGATGGACAAGAAGCTGTTGATAAACTCATGAGTGGAATTTCTGTAGAAGCGGTAATTTGTGACTTAGAAATGCCACGTCTTGATGGATATGGAGTCTTAGAAATTCTCAGACAACACTCTCAATTTGAGACTTTGCCAATTATTATGTTGACTTCTCGTAGTAATGACAAACATCGCAAATTGGCGATGAATTTAGGAGCTAATGCTTATTTTTCTAAACCTTATACCGAACAAGAGTTACTCAAAACTCTGGAACAGTTGATCAGTGTCGCCTAA
- a CDS encoding methyl-accepting chemotaxis protein: MTNYQKYIASTPDAKDNELFSDSSGEKDSQKTDPPNLSKPNLIQSFFNFEVIGKNTLSRRLLLTVLPTVLVPLTVASLIGFSIIRQKAQNQTLSQLEYHVDLSRNVVEEFLDDGFVLTDLVVTNPTVINDLRSKNNNPDVQKLSVLPIESLEKTFAQTKLLNANPDLNTYLEKLTQTNRLAEIFITNSYGFNTAYSNPTTDFVQRDEKWWQTAKQQGSSIDNPEYDESAQETVIAFAEAIKDPSTGNFLGVIKTGILASELNNRLTSQISGNLLNSEQIQIISAGAGVPLTTLTAQITNSDSQSIIGGENVLNFIRAFYQLAGTTENEINPQKIKELEQQNGLSNLTLELLDNKETNSKTLLAQFEYQGKIFNLSTISVADWVAISSVNQSEIALAGQELLFVFAITALILGGLSVALIFILARQLSNPLTNLTSKAQQVAKGNLEVQAELEGTVEVQTLADSFNNLVSKVKTLLNQQILATEEQRQQRENIEQAIFQLVEEIEAAAEGDLTVRASLSSLELSTVADLFNLIIESLKDIAIEVKQSTNQVSTSLETNEISIRQLAEQSIEEAEEIQQALQTIQNMTDSIEEVATNAGQAAESSEQAYSEVQQGSQAMETTVESIINLRNTISETAQKMKQLGESSQRISQVVAIIEEIALKTNLLAINASVEARRAGEQGQGFTVVAEQVGALAEQSSAATKEIARIVAAIQSETQEVATQMEAGTVQVVDTSRLVKTTQDYLNQASQQSQEIYRLMQSISQATVSQTATSQIVSQLMERVSQSAQEKAVYSRQIAEEINATTAVAKELESKVDQFRVDK, from the coding sequence ATGACCAACTATCAAAAGTATATTGCTTCAACTCCTGATGCTAAAGATAACGAATTATTCTCAGATTCTTCAGGAGAAAAAGACTCCCAAAAAACTGACCCCCCTAACTTGAGTAAACCCAATTTAATTCAGTCTTTTTTCAACTTTGAAGTCATAGGAAAAAATACCCTCAGTCGTCGGCTGCTTTTAACCGTATTACCCACCGTACTTGTTCCTCTGACTGTTGCGAGTTTGATTGGGTTCAGCATAATTAGGCAAAAAGCTCAAAATCAGACCTTATCACAACTTGAATATCACGTAGATCTTTCCAGAAATGTCGTAGAAGAATTTCTTGACGATGGCTTTGTTTTAACAGATTTAGTCGTCACTAATCCCACCGTTATTAATGATCTTCGCTCAAAAAATAATAATCCTGATGTTCAAAAACTGTCTGTACTCCCCATTGAATCTTTAGAAAAAACTTTTGCTCAAACCAAACTCCTGAATGCCAATCCCGATTTAAACACTTATCTAGAAAAATTGACACAAACCAATAGACTTGCTGAAATTTTTATCACCAATAGTTATGGGTTTAATACAGCTTATAGTAACCCGACTACAGACTTTGTTCAAAGGGATGAGAAATGGTGGCAAACGGCAAAACAACAAGGAAGCTCAATCGATAACCCCGAATACGATGAATCCGCACAAGAAACGGTTATTGCTTTTGCAGAAGCAATTAAAGACCCTAGTACGGGGAATTTTCTTGGGGTGATTAAAACAGGAATTCTTGCCTCTGAACTTAATAACAGACTTACCTCTCAAATTAGTGGCAACTTGCTCAATTCTGAACAAATCCAAATTATTTCGGCTGGTGCTGGTGTTCCTCTAACCACATTGACTGCTCAAATCACTAATTCAGACTCACAGTCTATCATAGGCGGAGAAAATGTCTTAAATTTTATACGAGCTTTCTATCAACTCGCCGGGACGACTGAGAATGAAATTAATCCCCAAAAAATTAAAGAATTAGAACAGCAAAATGGCTTATCAAATCTTACGCTGGAACTTTTGGATAACAAGGAAACCAACAGTAAAACTTTATTAGCACAATTTGAGTATCAAGGCAAAATTTTTAATCTATCAACAATATCTGTAGCCGACTGGGTTGCTATTTCCTCTGTTAATCAATCGGAAATTGCCCTTGCTGGACAAGAATTACTTTTTGTATTTGCTATCACAGCATTAATATTAGGGGGGTTAAGTGTTGCCTTAATTTTTATCCTAGCACGTCAATTATCTAACCCCTTAACTAACCTCACCAGCAAAGCGCAGCAGGTAGCTAAAGGAAATTTAGAAGTTCAAGCGGAGTTAGAAGGAACGGTTGAAGTTCAAACTCTAGCTGATAGTTTTAATAATCTAGTTTCCAAAGTTAAAACCCTACTCAATCAACAAATTTTAGCGACTGAAGAACAACGGCAACAACGGGAAAATATTGAACAAGCTATTTTCCAATTGGTGGAAGAAATTGAAGCAGCCGCCGAAGGGGATTTAACAGTAAGAGCTAGTTTAAGCTCTTTAGAATTAAGTACCGTTGCTGACTTATTTAACTTAATTATTGAAAGCTTAAAAGACATCGCTATAGAAGTTAAACAATCTACCAATCAAGTAAGTACCTCTCTAGAAACTAATGAAATTTCTATTCGGCAACTCGCAGAACAATCTATTGAAGAAGCAGAAGAAATTCAACAAGCACTGCAAACCATTCAAAACATGACTGATTCAATTGAGGAAGTAGCTACCAATGCCGGTCAAGCTGCCGAAAGTTCTGAGCAAGCTTATAGTGAGGTACAACAGGGAAGTCAGGCGATGGAAACTACAGTAGAAAGTATCATAAACCTGAGAAATACGATTAGTGAAACGGCTCAAAAAATGAAACAACTAGGGGAATCTTCCCAGAGAATTTCTCAAGTTGTGGCTATCATTGAAGAAATTGCTTTAAAAACTAACTTACTAGCGATTAATGCCAGTGTTGAGGCACGTCGAGCCGGGGAACAAGGACAAGGGTTTACGGTTGTTGCTGAACAAGTGGGAGCATTAGCCGAACAATCTTCCGCCGCGACGAAAGAAATTGCTCGAATTGTCGCCGCGATTCAATCAGAAACCCAAGAGGTTGCCACACAAATGGAAGCCGGAACGGTTCAGGTTGTTGATACTTCTCGTTTGGTTAAAACCACTCAAGATTACCTCAATCAAGCGAGTCAACAGTCTCAAGAAATTTACCGTTTAATGCAGTCTATTTCTCAAGCTACTGTTTCTCAAACAGCAACTTCTCAAATTGTGAGCCAATTAATGGAACGAGTCAGCCAATCTGCTCAAGAAAAAGCCGTTTATTCTCGTCAAATTGCTGAAGAAATTAACGCCACTACTGCTGTTGCTAAAGAACTTGAGTCTAAAGTTGACCAATTCCGTGTAGATAAATAA
- a CDS encoding chemotaxis protein CheW, with product MSQTDLVNKLEQLLPHLFNSQNVSGEPYLRFQLTPGTLAVVSMEQVQESLVIPTENITPIPNLPESVIGLTNIHNSVFCVVDLGNLLNISLSQLYPQAYHVIVIRLSLDDSPREWLLGLSVHRILGLTRLSSDCFQSPQEDIPKQLTPFLSGCFYENQERILAFDLKTIIQACPLINSQTQR from the coding sequence ATGTCACAGACAGATTTAGTTAACAAATTAGAGCAATTATTACCCCATTTATTTAACTCCCAAAATGTATCGGGAGAACCTTATCTCCGATTTCAATTGACACCAGGAACTTTGGCAGTGGTTTCAATGGAGCAGGTGCAAGAATCTTTAGTCATTCCCACAGAAAACATCACTCCTATTCCTAATCTGCCAGAGTCTGTTATTGGCTTAACAAACATTCATAATTCGGTTTTTTGCGTTGTTGATTTGGGGAATTTACTCAATATATCCCTATCTCAACTCTATCCCCAGGCGTATCACGTGATTGTTATTCGTCTGTCTCTAGATGATTCTCCTAGAGAATGGTTGCTAGGGTTATCTGTTCATCGAATTTTAGGATTAACTCGACTTTCTTCAGATTGTTTTCAATCTCCTCAAGAAGACATCCCCAAACAATTAACTCCTTTTTTGTCGGGATGTTTTTATGAAAATCAAGAAAGGATTCTCGCGTTTGATTTAAAAACTATTATTCAAGCTTGTCCTTTGATTAATAGCCAAACTCAGCGTTAA
- a CDS encoding response regulator transcription factor: MKNILVVDDMESELTLIKTYLIQAGYTVITAANGQEALNKVSEKKPDAIVADLMMPDMGGLDLCRHLKKNTDTVDIPIVACSAKKRDVDRMWAFKQGVKAYVTKPCTQQDLVDALKSVMS, encoded by the coding sequence ATGAAAAACATCTTAGTTGTTGATGACATGGAATCCGAATTAACCTTAATCAAAACCTATTTGATTCAGGCAGGATACACAGTGATAACTGCTGCTAACGGACAAGAAGCTTTAAACAAAGTTTCAGAAAAAAAACCCGATGCTATTGTCGCTGATTTAATGATGCCAGACATGGGAGGATTAGATTTATGTCGTCATCTCAAAAAGAACACAGATACTGTTGATATTCCTATCGTAGCTTGTAGTGCCAAAAAAAGAGATGTAGATCGAATGTGGGCATTTAAACAGGGAGTAAAAGCTTATGTAACAAAACCCTGTACCCAACAAGACTTAGTTGATGCACTAAAATCCGTCATGTCATAG
- a CDS encoding response regulator, protein MNPAFNPFKLLTQVAIAHPNEQLNLTSGNVRWNIYFYQGKIRYATHSLQSLETIESCLYSLGYGEEIPKISRGMAQGNLSLEKGSKCVEKAIKWLTEHKNLSQSQKMQLLTQLTKEALETFVWVRNGKYNLNQEQFCSLSIDNGLNLEELLHFWQKKLQAWQKLSPLIYSPYQRPYCPDVSLIPSSISSTSANILKKIAQLKGKISIRQLSILLKSDDLKVAEFLYPYIQSRVLHLYPPLTPLDQLPRIPSAPPSTLSQKTTVNLNQNNQLFLSHENITHPQDYQTNKVTKIICIDDSETMLNTFKTYLNSDRFQLYTLSNATTALNKLFEIKPDLLLVDIEMPGVQGDQFSKILKRSTAFKNLPIIIVSADLAKIQASKINGQLANDFLKKPFTKEDLLKKIYKYLN, encoded by the coding sequence ATGAATCCAGCTTTTAATCCTTTTAAATTATTAACACAAGTCGCCATTGCTCATCCCAATGAACAGCTAAATCTGACCAGTGGAAATGTAAGATGGAATATTTATTTTTATCAGGGGAAAATACGCTATGCTACTCATTCATTACAATCTTTAGAAACGATAGAATCTTGTTTATATTCCCTAGGATATGGAGAGGAAATTCCTAAAATTAGTCGAGGGATGGCGCAAGGGAATTTAAGTTTAGAGAAAGGGTCTAAATGTGTTGAGAAAGCGATTAAATGGCTGACAGAACACAAAAACTTGAGTCAATCTCAAAAAATGCAGTTATTAACTCAATTAACGAAAGAAGCTCTAGAAACATTTGTTTGGGTAAGGAATGGAAAATATAATCTAAATCAAGAACAGTTCTGTTCATTATCGATAGATAACGGGTTAAACCTTGAAGAGTTGCTTCATTTTTGGCAAAAAAAACTACAAGCATGGCAGAAACTTAGTCCCCTTATCTATTCTCCTTATCAGCGTCCTTACTGTCCTGATGTATCTCTGATTCCCTCATCTATATCTTCTACTTCAGCAAATATTTTAAAAAAGATTGCTCAACTCAAAGGAAAAATTAGTATTCGTCAATTAAGTATTTTGCTAAAATCCGATGATTTAAAAGTGGCTGAATTTCTCTATCCGTATATTCAATCTAGAGTTTTACATCTGTATCCTCCTCTTACTCCTCTCGATCAATTACCCCGAATTCCTTCTGCTCCTCCATCTACTCTTTCTCAAAAAACTACAGTTAATCTCAATCAAAATAATCAATTATTTCTGAGTCATGAAAATATTACCCACCCTCAAGATTATCAAACAAATAAAGTCACTAAAATTATTTGTATTGATGATAGTGAAACCATGTTAAATACATTTAAAACTTATTTAAATTCAGATAGATTTCAACTCTATACCCTTTCAAATGCAACAACGGCTCTTAATAAACTCTTTGAAATTAAACCCGATCTACTTTTAGTCGATATAGAAATGCCAGGAGTACAAGGCGATCAATTTTCTAAAATTTTAAAACGGAGTACAGCCTTTAAAAATTTACCGATTATTATTGTTAGTGCCGATCTGGCTAAAATTCAAGCCTCAAAAATTAATGGACAACTCGCTAATGATTTTTTAAAAAAACCGTTTACTAAAGAAGATTTACTCAAAAAGATCTATAAGTACCTCAACTAA